The following are encoded together in the Bacillaceae bacterium S4-13-56 genome:
- a CDS encoding carbohydrate ABC transporter permease — protein MGTSKYTIKHFIVEIFAIILALVFLIPFYIVVINSFKDFSNILMNATAWPETFLFSNYVKAWNIIDFPKALFNSFFITILSNVGLVVISSMAAWKIARSSGKKNNFLFLFFVAAMIIPFQSVMIPLVMWGKELGIMNSRLGLIIMYLGFGVSLNIFLYHGFVKSIPKEIEEAAVIDGCNSFKLFWKIVFPLLKSITVTVIILNSLWIWNDFMLPLITLNSAELHTIPLAINTLFDQFMNQWDKALPAMVMSVGPIIFLYLFLQRHILKSVAAGAVKS, from the coding sequence ATGGGCACTTCAAAATATACTATTAAGCATTTTATTGTTGAAATATTTGCTATAATATTAGCTTTAGTGTTCCTAATACCATTCTATATAGTAGTAATAAACTCTTTTAAAGATTTTTCTAATATTTTAATGAACGCAACAGCATGGCCAGAAACATTTTTATTTTCAAATTATGTAAAAGCTTGGAATATAATTGATTTCCCCAAAGCGTTATTTAATTCTTTTTTCATTACCATTTTAAGTAATGTAGGCTTGGTTGTTATTAGTTCTATGGCAGCATGGAAGATTGCAAGATCAAGTGGAAAGAAGAATAACTTTTTATTCCTTTTCTTTGTCGCCGCAATGATTATACCATTCCAATCAGTCATGATTCCATTAGTAATGTGGGGGAAAGAATTAGGGATTATGAATAGTAGATTAGGTCTTATCATAATGTACCTTGGTTTTGGAGTGTCATTAAATATATTCCTATACCATGGATTTGTAAAATCAATACCAAAGGAAATTGAAGAGGCAGCCGTTATTGATGGATGTAATTCATTTAAATTATTTTGGAAAATAGTTTTTCCACTACTGAAATCAATAACAGTAACAGTTATTATCTTGAATTCATTGTGGATTTGGAATGACTTTATGTTACCATTAATAACTTTAAACAGTGCTGAATTACACACGATTCCGTTAGCAATTAATACATTGTTTGATCAATTTATGAATCAATGGGATAAAGCTTTACCTGCGATGGTAATGAGTGTTGGACCGATTATATTTTTGTATCTTTTCCTTCAGCGTCATATTTTAAAGAGTGTTGCAGCTGGAGCAGTAAAAAGTTAA
- a CDS encoding sugar ABC transporter permease — MEVKNKKLRNKLDYWMFVGPAFLFFIVIVIIPFLIGIYYSFTNWDGVSSTVEWVGIDNFIKLFTADNNFLNSFWFTLRFTLTVLVLTNVVGFLLALLVTSYLKTQNILRTAFFIPNVIGGLILGFIWQFILVRGIPSIGEYIPLAIFQSPWLGDAKTAFWGMVIVFVWQLSGYMMIIYIAGLQSVDESLLEAAKIDGANSVQKLFKVIIPLIVPAFTICLFLTTSMAFKVFDLNFALTGGGPFRSTESLAIHIYQEAFNYNRFGLGSAKALIFFLIVAFITLLQVSFTKRKEVNM, encoded by the coding sequence ATGGAGGTAAAAAATAAAAAGTTAAGAAATAAATTAGATTACTGGATGTTTGTTGGTCCCGCCTTTCTATTCTTTATAGTAATAGTAATTATCCCATTTCTAATAGGAATATATTATTCGTTTACAAATTGGGATGGGGTAAGTAGCACCGTTGAATGGGTGGGAATAGACAACTTTATTAAATTATTTACGGCAGATAATAACTTTCTAAACTCATTTTGGTTCACTTTAAGGTTTACATTAACCGTATTAGTTTTAACAAACGTAGTAGGATTTTTATTAGCTTTATTAGTTACAAGTTATTTAAAAACCCAAAACATATTAAGAACAGCTTTTTTTATTCCCAATGTTATAGGCGGATTGATATTAGGGTTTATCTGGCAATTTATTTTAGTTCGAGGCATTCCAAGTATTGGTGAGTATATACCTTTAGCAATTTTTCAGAGTCCTTGGCTAGGAGATGCTAAAACCGCCTTTTGGGGGATGGTCATCGTATTTGTTTGGCAATTAAGTGGTTATATGATGATTATTTATATTGCAGGCTTGCAAAGTGTAGATGAAAGTTTATTAGAAGCAGCCAAAATAGATGGGGCGAATAGTGTTCAAAAATTATTTAAAGTAATTATTCCGCTTATTGTTCCAGCATTTACAATCTGTCTATTTTTAACAACTTCGATGGCTTTTAAAGTTTTCGATTTGAATTTTGCTTTAACTGGCGGAGGGCCGTTTAGGTCAACTGAATCTTTAGCTATTCATATCTATCAGGAAGCATTTAATTATAATAGGTTTGGTTTAGGGTCAGCAAAAGCGCTAATATTCTTCTTAATTGTAGCGTTCATTACATTACTACAAGTTAGCTTTACTAAACGAAAGGAGGTGAATATGTAA